The DNA region AGGGCCGCGAAACTGAAGGCCCGGTCGGGTGACGCGACGTTCATCATGATCTTCATGCCGACCTCGGGCATGTTCCCCAGTTCCACGCGGTTCACGCGGAACGGCACCCGCCCGGCGTACACGAAGCCCGTGTCGCCCTCGGCGCAGGACACCGTGACCTCCTGCCCGCTGCTCAGCTCGCGGGTGGCGTTCCCGCTGCCCACCACGGCCGGGATGCCCAGTTCGCGGGCAATGATCGCGGCGTGGCAGGTGCGCCCGCCCCGGTTGGTCACGATGGCACTGGCGCGTTTCATGACGGGTTCCCAGTCGGGGTCGGTCATGTCGGCCACCAGCACGTCGCCGTCCTGCACCTGACTCATCTGCGCGAGGTCCGTCACGACCCGCACCACGCCGGTCCCGATGCGGTTCCCGACGGCGCGGCCCTCGACAAGCACGTCGCCCCGGCCGGTCAGTTCGAAGCGTTCCAGGGTCTGCCCGGCGCGGCTCTGCACGGTCTCCGGGCGCGCCTGAAGGATGTAGATCAGGCCGTCACGGCCGTCCCTGCCCCACTCGATGTCCATGGGGCGGCCGTAGTGGTCCTCGATGGTCACGCACTGCCGCGCCAGTTCGGTCAGGTCGGCGTCCGACAGCGAGAAGGCACGCTGCTCGGCGGGGGGCACGTCCACGGTCTGCACGCCACCTTCCGGCGCGTACTCCATGCGCCTGGCCTTGCTGCCCAGCGTGCGGCGCAGGATGGCCTTCTTCCCGCCTTTCAGGGCGGGTTTGTACACGAAGAACTCATCGGGGTTGATGGCGCCCTGCACGACCAGTTCACCCAGCCCGTACGCGCTGGTGACCAGCACGGCGTCGCGGTAGCCGCTCTCGGTGTCCAGCGTGAACGCCACGCCGGACGCGCCCAGGTCGGTGCGGACCATGCGCTGCACGCCGGCCGACAGGGCCACGTCCGCGTGCGAGAAGCCCTGGTGCACGCGGTAGCTGATGGCGCGGTCGTTGTACAGGCTGGCGAATACCAGCCGCACGTGATGCAGCACCGAGTCGATGCCGCGCACGTTCAGGAAGGTCTCCTGCTGCCCGGCGAAACTCGCTTCCGGCAGGTCCTCGGCGGTGGCGCTGGACCGCACGGCCACGTCCGGGTCGGTCACGCCGGACTCGGCAGCCAGCGCGGCGTAGGCGTCACGGATGGCGCCCTCCAGCGCGGCGGGCAGCGCGGCGGCCTCCACCTGCGCGCGGATCTCCCGGCCCGCCTGGGCCAGCGCCACCACGTCGTTCACGTCCAGTGCGCCCAGGCGGGCGTTGATGCTCTCCTCGATGCGGTTCTCGGTCAGGAACAGCCGGAAGGCGTCGGCGGTCGTGGCGAAGCCGCCGGGCACGCGCACCCCGGCTCCCGCGAGGCCCTGGATCATCTCGCCGATGGAGGCGTTCTTGCCGCCCACGATCTCCACGTCGGTCATCCTTAGTGTATGGAACACACGAATCATATCCATTGCTTTTCTCCGATGCAGAGGGATTCCAGAAGACTGGAAGCGGGCGAATTAGTGTTGCCTTACCCCGCCAGCTTACCCGAGGGCCGCGCCGCGCCCCGCCACTTGTCCAGTGACACGGGCCGCCTGTCTGGGCAGCCGCCCCCACCACCC from Deinococcus seoulensis includes:
- the ppsA gene encoding phosphoenolpyruvate synthase, producing MDMIRVFHTLRMTDVEIVGGKNASIGEMIQGLAGAGVRVPGGFATTADAFRLFLTENRIEESINARLGALDVNDVVALAQAGREIRAQVEAAALPAALEGAIRDAYAALAAESGVTDPDVAVRSSATAEDLPEASFAGQQETFLNVRGIDSVLHHVRLVFASLYNDRAISYRVHQGFSHADVALSAGVQRMVRTDLGASGVAFTLDTESGYRDAVLVTSAYGLGELVVQGAINPDEFFVYKPALKGGKKAILRRTLGSKARRMEYAPEGGVQTVDVPPAEQRAFSLSDADLTELARQCVTIEDHYGRPMDIEWGRDGRDGLIYILQARPETVQSRAGQTLERFELTGRGDVLVEGRAVGNRIGTGVVRVVTDLAQMSQVQDGDVLVADMTDPDWEPVMKRASAIVTNRGGRTCHAAIIARELGIPAVVGSGNATRELSSGQEVTVSCAEGDTGFVYAGRVPFRVNRVELGNMPEVGMKIMMNVASPDRAFSFAALPNEGVGLARVEFICSNVIGIHPRALLDYPNVPDDVRAQIDEKTGGYASPRDFFREKLAEGVSSIAAAFAPKPVIVRLSDFKSNEYAHLIGGAAYEPHEENPMIGFRGASRYRSPDFAAAFALECEAIRSVRDDMGLTNVQVMIPFVRTVGEAAQIIEILGRNGLKRGENDLKIIMMCEIPSNAILADQFLEHFDGFSIGSNDLTQLTLALDRDSGLVADLFDEQNEAVLTLMAQAIAAAKRAGKYVGICGQGPSDHPDLARWLMEQGIDSVSLNPDSVLGTWLHLAGEGAEARATVQS